gtgtgtgtgtgtgtatatatatatatatatatatatatatatatatatatatatatatatatatatatatatatatgtatatactcacactttTTTTTAACTCTCAGGATGGAGATCAGGGACTGATTGCAAAGGATGAGTACCAGTACCTCCCAGATTTATCGGACCTACCTGATCTAGATCTGCCGATGGAATTACCCTCTCTCCCTGGTCAGTTTTTGTTAATTGTTATCGTATTAGCTTGTGAGTGTGTGCTAGGGCTCTCTTGCTCAATTTTGTTTCCTTatagataattcctttatttcttttttttttcttgtttttctcttttctttatgtttttgtctgttttctctctctctctctctctctctctctctctctctctctctctctctctctctctctctctctctctctctctctctctctctctctctctctctctctctctctctctctctctctctctctctctctctctctctctctctctctctctctctctctctctctctctctctctcccccctttatgAAAATAGTCACACAGTGTCCTCCTCTTTTTTCAGTGAATAGGAAAATTATACTGTAAACCCCAAACATCCCTCAAGAAAATGTGATATACACTGtaatattgttttgtgaaatgcagCTACTCTTAGGTGGTTCCACAATTGCTCATCCACTAAATAGTCAGTTTGTCTATGTAAGTTCACCTGATTTCctctttccttgagtttttggtattttttttctaatgctatcaaTTAATAGCAATACAGCATGAAATAAAACATTTcagaaaatcaaggaaatgggtaAACAGATGAGATATGTAGGATTAGTAATCAACTCCTTTATGACTAAGCATTTATGGAGCCTTCTTTGTGTAGATACagttaataaactaaactcacagtgtgtcgagatttttcttttcttttcttttcttttcttttagcagACTCTATTATTTTCTGCAgtctttatgtgatttttttaacCATCAACGGAGTTCATGCTTATAGATTCTTATCATTGAATGGTTCACTGACACACATTCAATGGCCAGATATGTGCCCACTGATTTGCCTGCCGTACCCGAGGAGTGTTGGGATCAAGCCTTTGACCTAGTTATGTTATCTCGCCCATAACCATATCACTATTCTAAACATAACCTATGCGTAAAATAGCAACAATTTAACTATTATGTATACCAATTACCATTGTGCACCAGAATGTATACCTCTACATTATGAAGGAAATGTCTTAAATACATTAACCATAAAAAAACACTTATGTAGAGCAAGTTGCCTTCTAGCCATAAATTATATACTTTTTcactaggggaaggggggactgaaCGGGTTAGAGGTATTAGTCCTCTTTCCTGCTTTTGAAATATCAGAGAGGAATGatcaggaaggaagagaagacactCAAGACACACAGGAGAAGGCCCAGTAGAGTAGAAGGACACTCAAACATATAGAAGGACCTGTAGGGTAGAAGGACACTCAGACACACAGGAGAAAGCCCAGTAGGGAAGAAGGATGTCTAGGAATAGGATGGAATAGCTTTCTATACCCTTAAAGCTGGAGAAAAGTTGTCAAACTGGCAGATATTCTAGTTTACATTCACTTCATCCCATTTGTACCAACATTGATAGTTTTTTTTCAGGTTTTACTTTACTATTGTTTGTGGcctttttatgtacatatagattttTTATCCAGTTAATTTCTGTATTTTGAAATTATTAAGTATCTATTATAATTATACTTAGCTTTTTAGATCAGAAACCCTATGTGAATTACCATATTGTCcatgtgaaaaaaaaattttttttgattttcatattaccaattattatttttagcacaTTTCTCTAATCAGTGGTGTCTTTCAGGTATTGCCAATGATCTTCTCTATGATGCTGATATTGGACCAGCAATAGCACCATCAGTTGGGATGCCTGATCTGCCAACATTTTCCTTAGAAGTACCAGACTCACAAGTTACAGCTGCAGCAACTTCCCTagaaccccctccaccaccaccaccagatgTGACCTCAAAtactcaacctccacctccaccacccccagcTTCCACTTCTCAGCCTCCATCACAGATGCCACTTGATGGTAGTAGTGTTGcttcgcctcctccacctccaccccctcctcctgtgagtggagcaccacctcctcctccaccgccacctccgcctcctcctcctcctcctccagcttcatTAGCATCTGCTCCTGGGGACGCAAGTGGAGAATCAGCAGCGCCAAAGGTATCACTCACGATCATATTGCAAGGGAAGGGATTTGCCAGTCAAAAAGGCATGGATTAGTATATGATAAGTAAAAAGATATATTGAAGTTCCAGTGGCATAGTAAAAATGGTTATAGGACTTTTTTTTCCGCCTTATAATTGTAAGACAAAATATGGGACTTTAAGTGCAGGGACAGCAGGAGTACATCCATGCTTAAACTATCCATAGTAATATTCTCTTACAGAGATAAGTGTTATTATTTCATGTTCATTTATAAATGAGACTAAATTGATCACTTTGCTCTGGATATATTAACTGTTTACTGGGGGTTTTGTTAGTTTTATTTACACAAATATGTCCTCACAAACACTTTATCACTAAGGAATCAGTTAGTAGGTCTACCTGACCACACCAGTTTACCTTCATTTCTTCAACTCTTACATAAAATGTAAAATTTCTAATATTGTAATtgaaggtattattattattaatgacattattaataaaaTACCATAATTAACAATGCTGACAGTAATCAAACTAATAAAACTTTTCTTTCAAGAGATTATAGGAATAGGGTAAAAACAGGTGACATGAGGTAAGCCTGGTAATGGACTCAATGGTGATTAAGCACTTATGGAGCCACCCGGTATAAaccaaattaataaactaaaatcacagtggttagtgcatatatacacatgctttcTCCCAACATCAATGAATTAATTGTCTTTGTGGCCCTATTCCTTCTGAAATCACATTGCCATATAGAATTCACCAGTGGAAATAAATATCATAAGTAATTCATattgaaatattgaaaatatatgtattttagtaTGTCATGCACAAtggataatattaacagtatcgATATCATCTACCACTTTTCAATATTATTTCATTCAAACAAGCAATTATCAGCCCAAAAGGAAATGTGTTTTTGCATGGTTAAAAGTGGATAAAGTAttaagataaagattattataaactTGCATTCAGTTatttaaataaacacaaattTTTCCTATATAGAAGTGAGCATATAATCAGACCATTATTGACTGtgtaatttatattatatttgatgATATTCTTTGATAGACTTATTGTTATGACACTACATCTTCTCTTGGTCTATGTCTGTTAGCAAAACAAAGAGAATATATAAATCCAATTACCAAGAAGAATGAGGTAAGTGGAGGCTTGAAATCCAAATTTGAAGGCTTTCTGCTTCCCTTTGACACCGACAGTCTCACTCCACTGAGACCTAAAAGACTATGTTCTGTTGCCATTACTATATCTGTATCACTCCATGTCATCTGTAAACTGAAATGTTCAGGGACAGATTGAACATCAGAGAGTGAATAAACTTCGACACAAAATGAGTTTTGACCAGCACATCTCTCTATTTCCAGttcatttaattttttgttctctttctctctcattcacttctctgcctctctctcttgttctattaCCTGCTCTTACCCCTCACTGTTTcagttttgttctttttatttcattttactccCATTCTTGTCACTCATTCTTTCCGTTATGTAGGGCGTACCTGAAGCAGTGACAACTGATGCCCGCAGTAACCTCATGAAAGCCATCCAAGAAGCAGGCGGGGCAGGAAAAGCCAAACTTCGCAGCAGCAAAGATCGGAAAAAGGAGACCAAGAAGAAGGAGGTAAGTGGAGACTTGAATTCAAAATTTGAAAGCTGTCTCCTTCCCTTTGGCATGACATGTAGGATTACTTTACATAGGACACTGACACTGACAGTCCCAGTTAGTGACTTTGGTATGgtctttttcttcattgtttagatctttattgtcagtgttataccattgttatcatccacattattgttattatatcagcatatccagcattatcaatattgcagtcTCTTTTAAATATTCTTCAAGAGTGGCAGCATATTATATGATTTCGCATACTTTTTGCTTTACAGGCTGCTCCAGCAGCAGCTACAGGTGGTGACCTCATGAGTGACCTCTTCAGCAGACTATCCCAAAGACGGAAAGTATGTAATGGCAGAATGTTGACAAGAGACTTGGTGTTTACATAATTTTGTTCTGAAATATGTGTATAacataattttattactattattctggtAAAGTTCAGTTTGATAGTTGTGTTGTAGGTGAACAAAACATTGGTATCCTTTTTAGTTAACATCTTTACTAATTGCTGTATTGCCTTTAAAGGGTATATCAGGAGCACCAAAACCTGTGACTGATGAAGCAAAAAATCCAGGAAGAACTGAGGGTTTGTCAACAATGGAGAAGATGGCGGCAAtcatacctccaccacctcttaaTGAAAcaaatgatgaggaaaataatgcAAGTGACGGTGATTGGGACTAGTTTGCTCAAGGCTAATTAGATCACTGACTTTAGATATGGGGTCCTTTGTGCATATGCAGGGtcattttatatttatactgATGATATGAATGTGATGTATGCACGTATGGAATAGAATATACAAAACAAATGTGATATACTTTATTGTAGAAAATCATTGCTAGATTGATTTTAAAACCAttcattatgtttttgttttgtacagAATCACTTTTTTTCCAAATTGCATACGAGAAGGTTAAAACTGAGTTACTCTTGCATTGTTATGAATACAGAGGCTGATTATTTTACAATTGTAATTTTTGGATAAGGCAAGTACGCTGGTTACCTCAGGTATTTATGGATTAGTAGTCCAAGAAAATCGATTATATTGATTCACAGTGACAGTGTCTATTGTTTCCTTCCTATGTCTGCAATATTAAAGAATAGCTGTAGTCTCTTAATAAAAGGTCATACAGCTGAATATTGTGCAAATTTGAACATTTATGTTATCTATAGATTCAAAGGGACCAATCGTTGTAATCTTCAACATTTATTCTTATATCTGGTATGTCTGTCttaatgtatttttcattttaaatCATAGTTGTTTGCATAGttagattatatttataatatattgctatatatttctatctcgaatatatgaagaaaaaaaaaatttgagtCATACATACGCGTTCTTGAAGCATGATTTTAGCATATTGTCCATTGCACTGGATATGTCATAAATAATACTAGAGAAGTCATACATGACTTTCAGATATATCCTTTGGATAATAATAACTTCTTGActtatttctgtctctatattttcTGTCAATGTTTATTCTTAAATTTGTTCCTTATTCACCGCTCTACCAAAAAATTCAGTgagattatgttattattattgagctATGATTCTATGTATTCCTGTGTTAGCAAAATGTATTGTGTGATATTTCAaggtttttatccttattatgctTACGTATTGCTTAAATGCAAATGAACattgtgatattgataagaaatatCTCAGTGCAGGTTAAACAAATACTCCTGctatcatatctttatctatatctgcagTGTCTTGATTTATGAAATTAAAATCAGGAAATATgcttatgaatatgattattctttttttctcactctgatTATCTCAATAATAACTTTTTCCACTTTACTCCCTGCCCTTTGTCTGTAGTAGATACTTCCTCTCCTTTTGATTTAAAcctagaaaaaaattaaattgaaGAAATAATATGCTCATTAAGAACCTCCTTCATTATTTAActaatttttttacaattttatggCTACACTTTACTGTTATTGTGAGGAAATGTTATATTTTTTGCAACATATCCAGCACTTACTTTATCATTTCACATTTCATGGACCATCATAGTTTGTTTGCAACTTCTTTAACAAACTAAGCCATTGTGTACCAATGCAGGACAACTACTACTTACAGATGAAACACTGAGGGTATATTGTAGAATGTTAAAATTCTACAATTTTGTTAAATACAGTATCTTTTCCTGAAACAGCAAGGTAGTGAGGAGAATGAACTATTAGAAATCACCTCTCAAATTGCTAAAATTAGTTAGATCACACATATCCTAACACTTACATTCCCAATAGTCAAAACTTTGATCTCTATCCATTCATGCAAGTAATGCAAGCATCCTTCATGGTAACATAAGAATGCCACCACTGGCaattctctttcccattccagaGTGGGATGGCCACATCCCTCAGCAGGTTTGGGGAAAGATGCCCAACTGCTTGACAGCAGCCAGGGTAGCATGCAATCCACGAGCCATTCAATCACCGCTAGACATCAGCAGTTCAGCAGATATGCCACAGATACCCACTGCTTTCCCAACCTTCAGCTTGAAGATTGCTTTATTGGATTTTGTTAGGATAGGAAGCATGGTCTAAAGGAGTACTTCTTTAGACCTTGGATATTAGGTACTGGAATCATGCAGCACCCAGTCCATGATAACTATTGGTGGTTCAACCAGAAAACTCCTCTAAATACCTCTGAGATGATGAAGGAACTACAGTTGGTTTTTGACAGAGATTTCAGTAGCTTTCTTAGGGGTTGGTAAGCACAAAGGTTAtttctaacattttttttaacCTCTTTTGCAAGATTCCTGATATGCTGCTCCTTGTCCATCCTCGGCATTGTCAGGAATCAATGAAAGTTTCAATCTCCTGTTAGCCAAACAATGTAACATGCATCCATTGTCTCTAATATTACCTGCAAGACAAAGTTCTGCCTTGTTTTTAGATAGTTATTGATGGACTGTTGAATTGCTTCTTGCATTTTGCAACTGACAGTGCTACAGGGTCCATCAGAATGTATAGTGCTATGAAACGATTGGAGATAGCCCTGGCAATGTTCATATAAAACATCCTAGCTGGATGGACGTTTTTTATGGCaattgtgtggaattcatgatgaacagattgcagcaggaacaacaaagggaagggcaagaaaacacatgaatatgccagAGGCCTTTTCGCTATAATAGCGAAAAGGCCATAGCGataagacatacaaacagatggTTTGGTCTCAGTCCTATTACAAACTCTTTGACAAGAGTTACCTCTACTACTGAAGGCTAAAGTCTACTGTAGTTACTTGTGTCTACCTCCTGTAACATTGCTACAGCCTGACTAGTAGTAGGTTTAACCATCCTCACGAAGTATGTTGCTCCCAGTTCTCTCACCTCTATGAGGGTGGACACCTCTATATTCAGTTTTAGTCCCTTCGATAGTTATGGTAGTTCCGTCACCCTAACACAGACTGGATATTCCATGCCCCAACCTGGATGGCCGCCCGTCTGAGGCTAAACATCCGGCATTAACTCTAGGCGGGTGCCACCTCTGTCACCCTCACTTACCCGAAATAAAAGTGGAGGGAAGGTTACCCGGATGACAGACTATCAATAACCATCCATTAACAGTAGAGGGCTAAGGGGCAGAGGAGGGTATGAAGAAACGCCACTTAGCCATGGCTCCATACCTCTTGTCCTCCAAAATCCCCTACAATTTAGCAATGTCTGCAACGGCCCTAGTTACCATGGGTGGCTACAAGAAGGCACTGCAGACATCTCGATTATGGATAGGCTATGTACTGGAAGAATAAATTTATGCTGAGGTGCTCAATTTTTCTTACTAGGCACTGGGCTGTCCCCCCTAAGTATATATTTGCCAAGGGACACACCCCTACCacctgtcattacttttattattattattttctgcctAAATTACATCCATGTAACACTAGTTGTAGCTTTAAAATGCCCCTAAAATAGCTTTTTAACTTGATTGTCCTCGCTTCGTCCCCCCTGACAATAGCGTGTAATACTCTGCTGCAAATAGATATATCAAAAGTTAAATGAGCCaaaaatatcaaaaagaaaaaaataataatgtacttTCATATACCTAAAACTCCAAATCTTGGATGCTTCTCAGATTCTGACATAGCTCAGAAAGCGTGTTTAAGGAAAAGGGTTTTTAATTCGCCATTCtgggaaacaaggaaaaaaggaatGTCAAAAGCCCAGAGCAGATAAGAATGGCGTGTTAAGAATGCCCAAAATCTAATTAGCAGAATCCCATGCTTCATGCATTAAATGTCTGAAGATAAGTGTGAATTACAAAGCCTTTCATTAAATTTCATTTAGTTACCTAAGGTTGAGTTAACTGGTTAAAATCTTAAAACTTTGTCATGATTCGTCACGATCCCCAAATGGAGAGGTAGCGTTCGTGTCTAGCAATCTTGccgacctgcgttcgatcccacgcgctgccagtggatggtaaccccggccattccatgtacacagggggagatttagaagcaagaTAAGacacagcatgtcacagcaaagaatatccactgtaacaaatggaattgataCTAAGTCTTTATATTTGGGAAGTTGAATTTATTTGTAGTAATGCAGTAAAGCAAAAATGAACAAGGCTGttacaatgtttttttgtttttgtttttttttagtggaGACCTACCGGTTACGCGATTTTCTCTTTTATGGTGTAGTAAGCAGCTCTTTTAGGTATATAGTAGCACCAATTACCATGCAATCTTTTGGCGAAATCGTTTGACAAACGTATTTGTTCTTAGGAGCTTATCCTTCCATCGTTCCCCACGTACTGTACTACGGCGTTATTAAATATTCAATTTTTGTGATGATTAATTACTAGCCAACATACGCATCCAAGTACTTGAAGCATCTTAACTATTGTTGGAACTGGTGAAATGACTGGCAAAAGCAAGCATTTTCCTGGCGCGTTGATATACTGCCATATGATGACGTAATGAATATTAAGCAATACCAGCAAatactcattcttttcttttcttctcttgttgcaAACTTCTCAGATTAATACAtgtaatatcattttattatacatTGATGGAGGTATAGCTCACGTTCACATTGGCTATACCTTGAGGCGGATAAGATAAGATACATTTCACTTTGGTCTGCCTGACTTGGGTTAGGATTTATAAGTATCTTGGGTCAGGTTATGTAGGTTTGCCTTACATATATCCACTGGTACCTGCTGTAAGTCACAATACCAGTTCGGTTCACCTAGAttt
The DNA window shown above is from Penaeus vannamei isolate JL-2024 chromosome 29, ASM4276789v1, whole genome shotgun sequence and carries:
- the LOC113830156 gene encoding WASH complex subunit 1, which translates into the protein MKMGQHQHVIPLLPADQNRISTVNNCVDVLLHLEKVVDDVFNSITSRLNETTVRLQDLKQRAANAQAKVDKLTGASKATQVFSSAQYPGGEKYEPSAPLHKGENPIQFVSTPLKIKEGSVHNPEALQEKLQFYHVRERRGASGKIKGLEDTKQEDGLGRLPPHLSSVSSLLLYNTTHNPYKKYMVLDPLGVVSGTRGEGSRSRSDTTNSGPTLHDAPTTLQDGDQGLIAKDEYQYLPDLSDLPDLDLPMELPSLPGIANDLLYDADIGPAIAPSVGMPDLPTFSLEVPDSQVTAAATSLEPPPPPPPDVTSNTQPPPPPPPASTSQPPSQMPLDGSSVASPPPPPPPPPVSGAPPPPPPPPPPPPPPPPASLASAPGDASGESAAPKGVPEAVTTDARSNLMKAIQEAGGAGKAKLRSSKDRKKETKKKEAAPAAATGGDLMSDLFSRLSQRRKGISGAPKPVTDEAKNPGRTEGLSTMEKMAAIIPPPPLNETNDEENNASDGDWD